One Kwoniella dejecticola CBS 10117 chromosome 11, complete sequence DNA segment encodes these proteins:
- a CDS encoding NADH dehydrogenase [ubiquinone] iron-sulfur protein 8, mitochondrial: protein MSPRNLTPLLRPILSSTSASRSLSSRPLASAARSIHSTSRTLLATPAGSGPGSGQARNPFLPRNTGPKTITPGPIKSPNVRDTTTADSTSAGSRQDTESSLTSSVGAADAWPDYSKGPSALDKASQLFFFTEIVRGMWIVLEQFFRPPYTIMYPFEKGPLSPRFRGEHALRRYPNGEERCIACKLCEAICPAQAITIESEAREDGSRRTTRYDLDMTKCIYCGFCQEACPVDAIVETQNAEYSTETREELLYNKEKLLSNGDKAEAEIAANLQADHFYR, encoded by the exons ATGTCTCCTCGAAATCTCACTCCATTACTTCGCCCTATCCTCTCTTCAACCTCCGCCTCCCGCTCCTTATCCAGCAGACCCCTCGCATCCGCTGCTCGATCGATACATTCCACTTCTAGAACACTCTTAGCTACACCCGCAGGTTCCGGACCAGGCTCCGGACAAGCGCGCAATCCATTCTTACCCCGAAACACCGGTCCCAAAACCATCACTCCTGGACCTATAAAATCGCCGAACGTCAGAGATACCACTACTGCCGATTCGACTTCTGCGGGCTCTCGACAAGATACAGAGAGCTCGCTGACTTCCTCGGTGGGGGCTGCTGATGCCTGGCCCGATTATTCCAAGGGGCCAAGTGCGCTGGATAAAGCTAGTCAgctgttcttcttcactgaGATCGTAAGGG GAATGTGGATCGTCCTTGAACAATTCTTCAGACCGCCGTACACGATCATGTACCCGTTCGAGAAGGGGCCATTGTCGCCTCGATTCAGAGGAGAACATGCGTTGAGAAGATACCCTAATGGTGAAGAGAGATGCATCG CCTGTAAATTGTGCGAAGCCATCTGTCCCGCTCAGGCTATAACGATCGAATCTGAAGCTagagaagatggatcaaggagaacTACTCGATACG ATCTCGATATGACCAAGTGCATCTACTGTGGATTTTGCCAAGAAGCTTGTCCCGTAGACGCTATCGTCGAGA CACAAAACGCAGAATACTCCACGGAAACCCGAGAAGAGCTCTTGTACAACAAAGAGAAATTACTGTCTAACGGTGataaagctgaagctgaaatCGCTGCTAACCTTCAAGCCGATCAC TTCTACCGATAA
- a CDS encoding histone H4, which yields MSGRGKGGKGLGKGGAKRHRKVLRDNIQGITKPAIRRLARRGGVKRISGLIYEETRGVLKIFLENVIRDSVTYTEHAKRKTVTSLDVVYALKRQGRTLYGFGA from the exons ATGTCCGGTCGAGGAAAAGGTGGTAAAGGTTTGGGTAAGGGTGGTGCCAAGCGACACAGAAAGGTCTTGAGAGACAACATCCA AGGTATTACCAAGCCCGCTATCAGACGTCTCGCTCGACGAGGTGGTGTCAAGCGAATCTCCGGTCTCATCTACGAGG AGACCCGAGGTGTCctcaagatcttccttgAAAACGTCATCCGAGACTCGGTCACTTACACTGAACATGCCAAGAGAAAGACCGTCACTTCCCTCGATGTCGTCTACGCCCTCAAGAGACAAGGTAGAACCCTTTACGGTTTCGGTGCTTAA
- a CDS encoding protein mgr2: MPPPPQTVAGGSTFDKMKMGAIMGSCVGLTIGFIFGSFSVLRAGPGPRGLVATLSQYMLSSAATFGFFMSIGSVIRTESQYAYALPPNMTSPNGMISQPVMMAWKRSEQRRKIDEDAGR; the protein is encoded by the exons atgcctcctccacctcagACAGTAGCTGGCGGATCTACGTTCGATAAGA TGAAAATGGGTGCTATAATGGGAA GTTGTGTCGGTCTGACTATCGGTTTCATATTCGGCTCATTCAGTGTCTTGCG AGCCGGACCTGGCCCAAGGGGATTAGTAGCCACCCTGTCTCAATACATGTTATCGTCTGCCGCTACGTTCGGCTTCTTCATGTCTATCGGATCT GTCATTCGAACGGAATCGCAATATGCCTACGCTCTTCCACCCAATATGACCTCGCCGAACGGAATGATCTCTCAACCTGTTATGATGGCTTGGAAACGATCTGAacagaggaggaagatagACGAAGACGCAGGTCGATAA